From a single Rhodococcus qingshengii JCM 15477 genomic region:
- a CDS encoding SDR family oxidoreductase has translation MSIAVTGATGNLGQLVVESLIERGTAASDIVAVVRNPQKAESLAARGVVVRQADYADASALETALAGVDKLVLISGSEVGSRLAQHTNIIDAAKAAGVGFIAYTSILNAQDTPMKLAAEHKATEDVLTRSGIPFALLRNGWYWENFTNDLAGVIERGALVGAGAEGKIAAAARADYADAAAVVATTDGHEGAVYELGGDERLTYAELAAKISEFAGKPVAYQFVDEQAYEGILESVGLPAPVAQILADSDAAIAKGALDTESGDLQKLIGRSSTPVAEVLRKA, from the coding sequence ATGAGCATTGCAGTCACCGGCGCAACCGGAAACCTCGGACAACTGGTAGTCGAGTCGTTGATCGAGCGGGGAACCGCCGCGTCCGACATCGTCGCAGTGGTCCGCAATCCACAGAAGGCGGAAAGCCTCGCCGCCCGCGGAGTAGTTGTACGCCAAGCGGACTACGCCGATGCCTCGGCGTTGGAAACCGCACTGGCGGGCGTCGACAAGCTGGTTCTGATCTCGGGAAGTGAAGTGGGGTCACGGCTCGCGCAACACACCAACATCATCGACGCGGCGAAGGCTGCCGGCGTCGGATTCATCGCCTACACGAGCATCTTGAATGCTCAGGACACGCCGATGAAGCTTGCTGCCGAGCACAAGGCGACCGAGGACGTGCTCACTCGGAGCGGTATTCCGTTCGCGCTGTTGCGCAACGGTTGGTACTGGGAGAACTTCACCAACGACCTGGCCGGTGTGATCGAACGCGGCGCACTGGTCGGTGCGGGAGCGGAAGGCAAGATCGCGGCTGCGGCGCGTGCGGATTACGCCGACGCCGCAGCAGTAGTCGCGACCACCGATGGCCACGAAGGCGCAGTGTACGAGTTGGGCGGTGACGAGAGGCTCACCTACGCCGAATTGGCCGCAAAGATCAGCGAATTCGCGGGCAAGCCCGTCGCGTACCAGTTCGTGGACGAGCAGGCATACGAAGGCATTCTCGAGAGCGTCGGACTGCCTGCACCGGTTGCGCAGATCCTCGCCGATTCCGATGCTGCAATTGCCAAGGGGGCGTTGGACACCGAGTCGGGTGACCTGCAGAAGTTGATCGGCCGCAGCAGCACTCCGGTGGCTGAGGTGTTGAGGAAGGCCTGA
- a CDS encoding MFS transporter, which translates to MTTTSHVDGGTLPPIPAVSENPNHQRRWLVLCIVAFAQLMVVLDGTIVSIALPAAQEELGISDLDRAWVVTSYALAFGALLLLGGRIADYWGRKRSFIVGMAGFAVASGIGGIAQSGIELFIARAGQGVFAALLAPAALSMLTTTFIGEKERAKAFAVYGAISGGGAAIGLLLGGVLTQYVDWRWCLLVNIPIALIAIAAAVPIVKETKAHGDTSYDLPGAVLIALGLGSLVYGFTRAEHGWGQADTLLFIALGLVFLAIFVVVESRSKNPLLPLSVPWHRDRGAALIGSMLVGAALLGGTLYLTFYLQIVLGFSPVMAGVGSLPMAFFIVLASTIAAQLSTKIGPKPLMVAGPLVAAVGLLMLTQIEVHSSYWTHVFPGLAIFGFGLGLLMVPMQNLALIGVPDHDAGAASALVNATLQIGGALGTALFTTIYASAKSAFTADNAAPIPPEGIPVDMSNATIPTGDQLALLPQPVQDFVASMTDYFFGAEVSGYSAAFGWAAVLLAIIAPVVLVLVRAKKGDLPAEGAVHMG; encoded by the coding sequence TCGACGGCGGCACTCTGCCACCGATCCCGGCTGTCTCCGAGAATCCGAATCATCAACGTCGCTGGCTGGTGCTCTGCATCGTCGCGTTCGCTCAACTCATGGTGGTGCTCGACGGCACCATCGTCTCCATCGCCCTACCGGCAGCCCAGGAGGAACTGGGCATAAGCGACCTTGACCGCGCGTGGGTGGTCACGTCGTACGCCTTGGCGTTCGGTGCGCTGCTGCTCCTCGGCGGACGTATCGCGGACTACTGGGGCCGAAAGCGATCCTTCATCGTCGGCATGGCGGGCTTCGCGGTTGCCTCCGGCATCGGCGGCATCGCGCAGAGCGGTATCGAACTGTTCATCGCTCGCGCCGGCCAGGGCGTCTTCGCAGCACTGCTCGCGCCCGCTGCGCTGTCGATGCTCACCACCACCTTCATCGGAGAGAAGGAGCGCGCCAAGGCTTTTGCCGTCTACGGCGCGATCTCCGGCGGTGGCGCTGCCATCGGCCTGCTCCTCGGTGGAGTGCTGACGCAGTACGTCGACTGGCGTTGGTGCCTGCTCGTCAACATCCCGATCGCGCTGATAGCCATCGCTGCAGCCGTCCCGATCGTCAAGGAAACCAAAGCGCACGGCGACACGAGCTACGACCTTCCCGGCGCTGTCCTCATCGCCCTGGGGCTCGGCTCACTGGTCTACGGATTCACACGCGCCGAGCACGGCTGGGGTCAGGCGGACACTTTGCTGTTCATCGCACTGGGCCTGGTCTTCCTCGCCATCTTCGTGGTCGTCGAGAGCCGCAGCAAGAATCCGCTTCTACCGCTGAGCGTTCCGTGGCATCGTGATCGCGGCGCTGCTCTGATCGGCTCCATGCTGGTGGGCGCCGCCCTGCTCGGCGGCACGTTGTACCTGACGTTCTACCTGCAGATCGTGCTCGGATTCAGCCCGGTCATGGCCGGCGTCGGATCGCTGCCGATGGCGTTCTTCATCGTCTTGGCGTCGACCATCGCAGCGCAGTTGTCCACCAAGATCGGCCCCAAGCCGCTCATGGTCGCCGGCCCGCTGGTGGCAGCAGTAGGACTGCTCATGCTGACCCAGATCGAGGTACACAGCTCCTACTGGACGCACGTGTTCCCCGGCCTCGCGATCTTCGGCTTCGGACTGGGTCTGCTGATGGTGCCGATGCAGAACCTCGCACTGATCGGTGTCCCCGACCACGACGCCGGCGCTGCCAGTGCCCTGGTCAACGCCACCCTGCAGATCGGCGGCGCACTCGGAACCGCACTGTTCACCACGATCTACGCTTCGGCCAAGTCGGCCTTCACCGCCGACAACGCGGCGCCGATCCCGCCGGAAGGCATTCCTGTCGACATGTCGAACGCGACCATCCCGACTGGTGACCAATTGGCGCTACTCCCCCAGCCGGTGCAGGACTTCGTCGCCTCGATGACGGACTACTTCTTCGGCGCCGAGGTATCCGGATACTCGGCCGCATTCGGTTGGGCGGCAGTCCTGTTGGCGATCATCGCACCGGTAGTGCTGGTTCTGGTCCGCGCCAAGAAGGGTGATCTGCCCGCCGAGGGTGCAGTCCACATGGGGTAA